The proteins below come from a single Zea mays cultivar B73 chromosome 8, Zm-B73-REFERENCE-NAM-5.0, whole genome shotgun sequence genomic window:
- the LOC100277743 gene encoding Triacylglycerol lipase OBL1 has protein sequence MAAKQAVVAAAASGHPKMGEEKLIIRPEKVRFIDVLSMLLLRRPITSYAFVEAGDRTAADLGSTPGDWLVALTQVIQKALAGAYYPALVVGAVVEFLLNFVALNNGILGIFLNLFRCKLVIPLNREAPNFRSMIGMIDGRTELKPLPASGGPEDRRLQVVGVSAAAGSGGDDYYLDVESGSAAVPLVQQQYVNGRLVRLRTFSVFEVSMMAAKIAYENAAYIENVVNNVWKFHFVGFYNCWNKFVGDHTTQAFVFTDKAEDASVVVVSFRGTEPFNMRDWSTDVNLSWLGMGELGHVHVGFLKALGLQEEDGKDATRAFPKAAPNAVPGKPLAYYALREEVQKQLQKHPNANVVVTGHSLGAALAAIFPALLAFHGERGVLDRLLSVVTYGQPRVGDKVFAGYVRANVPVEPLRVVYRYDVVPRVPFDAPPVADFAHGGTCVYFDGWYKGREIAKGGDAPNKNYFDPRYLLSMYGNAWGDLFKGAFLWAKEGKDYREGAVSLLYRATGLLVPGIASHSPRDYVNAVRLGSVASA, from the exons ATGGCGGCGAAGCAGgcggtcgtcgctgctgctgcctCCGGCCACCCCAAGATGGGGGAGGAGAAGCTGATCATCCGGCCGGAGAAGGTGCGGTTCATAGACGTGCTGTCGATGCTGCTCCTGAGGCGCCCCATCACCAGCTACGCGTTCGTGGAGGCCGGCGACCGGACCGCCGCCGACCTGGGCAGCACGCCCGGCGACTGGCTCGTCGCGCTCACGCAGGTCATCCAGAAGGCGCTCGCCGGCGCCTACTACCCGGCTCTCGTGGTCGGCGCTGTCGTcgagttcctcctcaacttcgtCGCGCTCAACAATGGCATACTCGGCATCTTTCTCAACCTCTTCAGAT GTAAGCTGGTGATCCCACTGAACCGGGAGGCGCCCAACTTCCGGTCCATGATCGGGATGATCGACGGGAGGACGGAGCTGAAGCCGCTGCCAGCCAGCGGCGGCCCAGAGGACCGGCGGCTGCAGGTGGTGGGCGTCTCCGCCGCCGCCGGATCCGGCGGCGATGACTACTACTTGGACGTGGAGAGCGGCAGCGCGGCGGTGCCGCTGGTGCAGCAGCAGTACGTGAACGGGCGGCTCGTCCGCCTCCGCACCTTCTCCGTGTTCGAGGTGAGCATGATGGCCGCCAAGATCGCCTACGAGAACGCCGCCTACATCGAGAACGTCGTCAACAACGTCTGGAAG TTCCACTTCGTAGGGTTCTACAACTGCTGGAACA AGTTCGTGGGCGACCACACGACGCAGGCGTTCGTGTTCACCGACAAGGCAGAGGACGCGAGCGTGGTGGTGGTGTCGTTCCGGGGCACGGAGCCCTTCAACATGCGGGACTGGTCCACGGACGTGAACCTGTCGTGGCTGGGCATGGGCGAGCTGGGCCACGTCCACGTCGGCTTCCTCAAGGCGCTGGGCCTGCAGGAGGAGGACGGCAAGGACGCCACGCGGGCGTTCCCCAAGGCCGCCCCCAACGCCGTCCCGGGCAAGCCGCTGGCCTACTACGCGCTGCGCGAGGAGGTCCAGAAGCAGCTGCAGAAGCACCCGAACGCCAACGTCGTGGTCACCGGCCACAGCCTCGGCGCCGCGCTGGCGGCCATCTTCCCGGCGCTGCTGGCGTTCCACGGGGAGCGGGGCGTCCTGGACCGCCTGCTCTCCGTGGTCACCTACGGGCAGCCGCGCGTGGGCGACAAGGTGTTCGCGGGCTACGTGCGCGCCAACGTGCCCGTGGAGCCGCTCCGGGTGGTGTACCGCTACGACGTGGTCCCGCGCGTGCCCTTCGACGCGCCGCCCGTCGCCGACTTCGCGCACGGCGGCACCTGCGTCTACTTCGACGGCTGGTACAAGGGCCGCGAGATCGCCAAGGGCGGCGACGCGCCCAACAAGAACTACTTCGACCCCAGGTACCTGCTGTCCATGTACGGCAACGCGTGGGGGGACCTCTTCAAGGGCGCCTTCCTGTGGGCCAAGGAGGGCAAGGACTACCGCGAGGGCGCCGTCTCGCTGCTCTACCGCGCCACCGGCCTGCTCGTGCCCGGCATCGCGTCGCACAGCCCCAGGGACTACGTCAACGCCGTCCGCCTCGGCAGCGTCGCCTCGGCGTAG